The Aphidius gifuensis isolate YNYX2018 linkage group LG2, ASM1490517v1, whole genome shotgun sequence DNA window ATAATAACATATATACTACAAACAgtagaataaatattaaataaaaaaaaaaaaaagaataattttattactcgacggtattatatgaaaatgtactaaatatttgttaattgcaataaataaaaacactggTCTTTTGTATTGTATTatcatgtttaatttttttaaaattatttaaggaCAAAATGGAGGCCGAAAACAGAGCCATctgttgatgaaattaaaaattaagtggaggtactttttttttctaaaaggtACGTTTCTCCCACTCCGCGAGGTACTTTTCCAAAATCTCTTGTGGCAACCCTGAAGATTAGTATACTAGTATCACTTCTTGACTGAGCACTTTATTTGTTTACATACAAACTAAGAAGACTAGAGGCCGGGTCTCCATACAAACCTTCGAAATTCTACAGTATATCGAAAAACAGcaattgaaattaatgaaaaagtagaataatatttaactctTCGGAATGAACCTATCAGTTACAGTTGAGCTTGCCAATGTTAATTTCGGGGTTAAGACAAACACATATAAACATGAAGCGTCTGTGAGGCTTGAAAAAACCGAATTCGAACCGAACGCAAAGGAACGAGCCTTCATGTTTATATGCGTTAGTCTTACCCCGAAATTAACATTGGCAAGCTCAACTGTAGatgatttttcatcaacagTGCACATCACATTCATTTTTCTTAACAGACAATTCACAGATAtctatttctattattaaaactCTCATAGAAAATGAGTAGTAAAAACAGTTCTGGAGGTAGAATTTATCCATATTTATACTTGTTTATACTTatactatattattatattattcaagatATTTCAGGTGATATCGATCCAGTTCAAGAAGAATTCGCTGGTCACGTTCGAGAAGTTGGAAATCATGCAATTTGGAGTCTTTCAAGTTGTAAGCCAGGTTTTGGAGTTGATCAACTACGTGATAATGTAACTGAAACTTATTGGCAATCTGATGGTCAACTTCCGCATTTAGTAAACATCCAATTTcgtaaaaaaacaacaattagaGATATTTGTATCTACACTGATTACAAACTCGACGAAAGTTACACTCCAAGCAGGTAAATCGTCCTTAACAAATATTGGTATTcacatttacatttttcaattgaacaggaaatttaatttatccgTGTTATTCACAGTCATCTAACTGATATATTTTCGAAACAGAATTAGCATCAGGGCAGGGACAAATTTTAATGATCTTCAAGAAGTTGAAGTTATGGATTTAAATGAACCTAGTGGATGGGTTGTAATTCCAATCAAAGATATGAATGATCGTGCAATCAGGACATTCATGATTCAAATTGCCGTGATAAGTAATCATCAAAATGGCAGGGATACACATATGCGACAAATAAAAGTTCACAGTCCAGCTCAAGATTCTTTGAGCTCTTCAGTACCTCACCTCCCCGGACAATTTCTTACAAATGAATTCCAACGGTATTCCACAATAAGATGAATCGAATAAACTGACccatatttcaatttttaaaaattgagaaacTAATCAATACCAGATaactgaaattaaaaaaaaaatacataaataaaaatataataattaaataaaagtgttGAGTTTGTTactcgaaataaaaataaaaagaaggtTGCAGGTATTTTTGGAAATGTGAAATAATAACtatcatgataaataataataaatttataaaaaataaataatcaataagttaaaaaatatccaagtaATGCAAgttcatgtatatttttataactttgagatattttaagaataaaagtcatttttcttctaaaaaaatgaaatgataaacaattaatattaaaagacACTTtagttttgtaaattttgaaaaattaaaaacatccTAGagcttataaataaaattacagcaccaaattattttacatctaCATAGCATTGGAATAATACgaatttgacattaaataatgttcatgaaaaaatgaaataaatgattgaTAACATCACacattaaaaaagaaagaaattgaCATTTGGTATCCAGGGTTGTTTGTGTAACTATgctaaatatttaacttgacCTAAGTTTCATTCTTAGAGATTTGAGGGCAGGCTTCGATAAAGgcttgtggccactagcatagtttttcgaccaagttctatgccatagcactATCCGCCGCTATGGAAGGAAAAGTTCACATATGACGGCTATAAGGGGGCGTTTTAGTCGTTTCTTGAAATTGTTTTAGCTATACCAACTTGCTTACAAAcacaaaagataaataaaaatataaccttttttatttgttgacaatttgatattttggcagtcaatcattatatatatggGACATTCTTAGTGGACGTACCGCAATTCAGGCCCGTGGCACCCCATGGCGGCTTATTGTGTATTATGGCCTTTTCTACTattcgtatttttattttattttatctagtTTTGGCTCCAAAATAagggacttagttttttttcgtgaaattttctgtagctaaggaaaagatgtagctgaggaaaaatgtagctaagtaaaataatgtagatattgattgtttggctttaattacagctaagtaaaaaattcagctaagtgaaaaaatttagctaagtaaaatcatttagatattgattgtttggctacaattacagctaagtaaaaaaattgagctaagtaaaaaatctagctaagtaaaaagtctagctaattaaaataatgtagatattgattgttcggctacaattacagctaagtaaaaaatttagctaagtaaaaaaatttagctaagtaaaaaatctagctaattaaaataatgtagatattgattgtttggctacaattacagctaagtaaaaaatttagctaagtaaaaaaatttagctaagtaaaaaatctagctaattaaaataatgtagatattgattgtttggctacaattacagctacgTAAAAAATCTCGCggataagtaaaaaattttgacctCACGAAAAAAAAGTCTCAAGCCTGGGTAAAATGTGAAGGGAAATTCTATAGTTAAACTTAGTTTTTTTCCTAAGTCTTCCtaaaatttcacaaaaaaaaactaagtccctTATTTTGAAGCCAAAactatagataaaataaaataaaaatacgaatAGTAGAAATGACCATAACCCACAATAAGCCGCCATGGGAAGCACCATGGGTGTCACGGGCCTGAATTGCGATGTTTCCTTCTTAGTCAAATCACGgggtcatctgcctgaccccTTACGATTTTGATAATATGAGCTATTTTTGGTTGATTTTAGGCTGAAATTAagcctctaatttttttagattttttcattaatttttctaagcTCCATCATTTTGAATATCACGATTTTTGCAATTTCTCAAAAAGgaccacttttttttttctgaattttttttcacagaatCAGGTACACAATACACGCATTTTAAGCACAGCAAAAATCTGGGtccagaaatataaatattttttatttatttttgaaatttttttttttcagcaaaaaaattttttgtttccagaaaaaaaattttttttttccaaaatgaatataagtttataatatataagtttttgatttcaaaaaaataaaataaaactagatTTTCTCTTGGTAAATTTTCTGTTTCGGCATTTTTAGAAACTTTTtttgctgaaaataaaaatttcaaaaataaaaaaaaaatatttatatttctgcacccgtattcagaggatgttctcattagggcgttttttttccgatggtggcgtttgtgaagcttttctatgtgaaatctatataaaaaaaaaattttgtcaagcgccatcagcggaaaaaaaaagccctaatgagaacaattttaccccgtgaatacgggtgcaggacCCAGATTTTTGCTGTGCTTAAAATGCGTGTATTGTATACCTGattctgtgaaaaaaaattcagaaaaaaaaaaatggtcctTTTTaagaaattgcaaaaatagtgatattcaagatgatggagtctagaaaaattaatgaaaaaatctaaaaaaattagaggctTAATTTCAGCCTAAAATCAACCAAAAATAGCTCATA harbors:
- the LOC122849135 gene encoding anaphase-promoting complex subunit 10-like isoform X1; protein product: MSSKNSSGDISGDIDPVQEEFAGHVREVGNHAIWSLSSCKPGFGVDQLRDNVTETYWQSDGQLPHLVNIQFRKKTTIRDICIYTDYKLDESYTPSRISIRAGTNFNDLQEVEVMDLNEPSGWVVIPIKDMNDRAIRTFMIQIAVISNHQNGRDTHMRQIKVHSPAQDSLSSSVPHLPGQFLTNEFQRYSTIR
- the LOC122849135 gene encoding anaphase-promoting complex subunit 10-like isoform X2, producing the protein MSSKNSSGGDIDPVQEEFAGHVREVGNHAIWSLSSCKPGFGVDQLRDNVTETYWQSDGQLPHLVNIQFRKKTTIRDICIYTDYKLDESYTPSRISIRAGTNFNDLQEVEVMDLNEPSGWVVIPIKDMNDRAIRTFMIQIAVISNHQNGRDTHMRQIKVHSPAQDSLSSSVPHLPGQFLTNEFQRYSTIR